TCTCTGCTGTTCTTTCAGGAATCCCGTGGTCCAGAATTTGGCTTTTGCAAAATCATCAAAAAGGGCTTCATGGTTGTAGGCCCAGAAGATTTCGGGAATATACACTCCCTGAGGGCAGGGCATACAGTAACGGCAGTTGGTGCAGTCCACACGGATTTTGCTGTGAAAGTAGTCTTTCGCTTTCCCGATGATGTTGTTTTCCTTTTCAGTTAAAGTCCCGGGAAGGGCCTCTCCCGCCACCTTCAGATTCTCCTGAACCTGCTCCATCGTGGTCATGCCGCTGAGGATGACTCCCACCTTTTCCCTGTCCCAGAGAGAGCGAAGGGCCCATTCTGCGGGGGATCGTTTTGTATCAGAGGCATCCCATATGGATTGCAGTTCTTCCGGTATTTCAGTCCGGGCCAGCATGCCCCCTCTGAGGGGTTCCATAACAACCACTCCCATTCCTTTGGATACGGCATAGTCCATCCCTTCCAGTCCTGCCTGGTAATGCTCATCCAGGTAATTGAGCTGAATCTGGCAGAAATCCCAGTCATTGTCGTCTACAATTTCTTTAAAAAGGTCGATATCGTCATGATGTGAGAATCCGGTATATCTGATTTTTCCAGCAGCCCTGGATCTTATGAGAAATGACTTGTAGTCATGCTTCTTCATATTCGCCCAATTGGCGGCATTGAGGGAATGAAGGAGGTAGAAGTCAATGGTTTCGACTCCCAGCCTTTCGAGTTGTTGATCCAGAATCCTGTCCATATCCCCGGGACTCTTTATCTCCCAGCTGGGCAGTTTTGTCGCTATCTTTACTTTGTCCCGGTAACCGTCCTGCATGACCTTTCCGCAGAAGGATTCGCTGTTTCCCCCATGGTAGGGCCAGGCGGTGTCCAGATAATTCACCCCAAGGTCGATGGAATGGCGGATCATCTTCAAAGCCTTCTCTTCATCAATGTGTTTGACATCTCCCTCGATGATCGGGAGGCGCATGGCCCCGAAACCGAGGATGCTGAGTTTTTCATTTGTTTTTCCGAATTTTCTGTAAAGCATAGACTTCCTCAAACTTTTATATCTTTTCCTGAATATTATGAACCTATATTTCCGTCCCGTAAAGGTTCGGATGGGGAGCGCTCCTCCCGGTGGCTGTCTTTAGATGAATCATCGCTTGCAGGACCTGAGAGAATTTGAGATTATAAGAGGAGCAGGTCATCTGCCTCATCAGGAGCAACCGGAGTTTTTTCTGGAGAGACTCAACTTTTTTATTGCATCCCTACAGGATCAGGCAGTCATTTTCTAGATTTATAATTATCAGGAGATAAGTTTACATGGTTAATTTTAATTTTTACGCACCAACAGAAATAGAATTCGGAAAAGATGCCGAACTGAAGGTTGGCGGGTTTGTAAAAAAATACGGTAAAACAGTACTTTTGCATTTCGGGAAAGGACATATAAAAAAAACAGGTCTCTATGACCGGATTCTGAATCAGTTGAGTGATGAAGGGATCTCCGTCGTCGAGTTAGGCGGCGTTAAAGCCAATCCGGATATAGAACTGGTAAGGGAAGGCATCGCTCTCTGCCGGGATCATAAAGTTGACTTTATCCTTGCTGTAGGGGGGGGTAGTGTCATTGATTCGGCCAAAGCGATTGCCCTGGGTGTCCCCTATGAGGGCGATGTGTGGGACTTTTTTTATAATGGAAAAACTCCCCTGGAAGTCCTGCCCCTCGGTGCTGTGCTGACCATTCCCGCAGCGGGGAGTGAAATGAGTAAGTTCAGTGTTATCACCAACGGAAAATATAAAATTGGTTATGCCAATGATTTAATGAGATTGAAATTTTCCATCCTTAATCCGGAATTGACCTATTCCCTCTCCCCCTGGCAAACCGCCGCAGGGGTTGTAGATATCATGGCCCATGTGATGGAGCGATATTTTACAGAAGAGACTCATGTGGATTTTTCCGATGGAATGTGTGAAGGCCTTCTTCACTCGATGATCAAGAATGGCCCCAAGGTTCTCAGTGAACCCGATAATTATGATACCCGGGCAGAAGTGATGTGGGCGGGTTGTATCGCTCATAACGGGCTCCTGGGAATGGGAAGAATCGAGGACTGGGCTTCTCACAGGATACAAATGCCCTTGAGTGCCCTTTATGACATTACCCACGGTGCGGGTCTGGCCATTATATTTCCAGCCTGGATCAAATATGTCTCCCAGTTGAAGCCCCAGCCTTTCATCAAGTTTTTCACAAGGGTCTTTAATGTTCCCTACGATTTTGACAATCCCGAGTCTGTGATAAAGACCGGATTGGAACTGATGGAAAACTTCTATAAATCACTGGGCATGCCGACCCGTCTGAAAGATCTGGATATTGATGATTCCCGGTTTGATGAATTAGCCGGTCTGGTGACAGAAAAGGGACCCACCGGATTT
This genomic interval from Oceanispirochaeta sp. contains the following:
- a CDS encoding aldo/keto reductase, which encodes MLYRKFGKTNEKLSILGFGAMRLPIIEGDVKHIDEEKALKMIRHSIDLGVNYLDTAWPYHGGNSESFCGKVMQDGYRDKVKIATKLPSWEIKSPGDMDRILDQQLERLGVETIDFYLLHSLNAANWANMKKHDYKSFLIRSRAAGKIRYTGFSHHDDIDLFKEIVDDNDWDFCQIQLNYLDEHYQAGLEGMDYAVSKGMGVVVMEPLRGGMLARTEIPEELQSIWDASDTKRSPAEWALRSLWDREKVGVILSGMTTMEQVQENLKVAGEALPGTLTEKENNIIGKAKDYFHSKIRVDCTNCRYCMPCPQGVYIPEIFWAYNHEALFDDFAKAKFWTTGFLKEQQRASNCNSCGQCEKHCPQNIEIRRHLKDVAARYEAAVT
- a CDS encoding iron-containing alcohol dehydrogenase, with translation MVNFNFYAPTEIEFGKDAELKVGGFVKKYGKTVLLHFGKGHIKKTGLYDRILNQLSDEGISVVELGGVKANPDIELVREGIALCRDHKVDFILAVGGGSVIDSAKAIALGVPYEGDVWDFFYNGKTPLEVLPLGAVLTIPAAGSEMSKFSVITNGKYKIGYANDLMRLKFSILNPELTYSLSPWQTAAGVVDIMAHVMERYFTEETHVDFSDGMCEGLLHSMIKNGPKVLSEPDNYDTRAEVMWAGCIAHNGLLGMGRIEDWASHRIQMPLSALYDITHGAGLAIIFPAWIKYVSQLKPQPFIKFFTRVFNVPYDFDNPESVIKTGLELMENFYKSLGMPTRLKDLDIDDSRFDELAGLVTEKGPTGFLVKLDRDAVQEIYKLAL